In Helianthus annuus cultivar XRQ/B chromosome 9, HanXRQr2.0-SUNRISE, whole genome shotgun sequence, the following are encoded in one genomic region:
- the LOC118481853 gene encoding uncharacterized protein LOC118481853 produces the protein MMSLATRGLAFSLAIALLVICARISEALVTIENGLKTMVYLSPKITQHPGSVSNKFYYDVEFPKGHIAIKSFNAEVVDEAGDPVSLQETYLHHWVALRYYYRKGVKNVKYNANLGFQQADFILAGNDGICDHGLPQFFGLGSETRKTSTDIPDPYGIEVGNPLKVPSGYEERWMFNIHAIDTRGAVDAMGCTECRCDLYNVTVDKYGRPLEPNYVGGLYCCYDGTQCKVKNGIESVERNLYLKYTVKWVDWSDSIVPVKVYIFDVTDTWQHTGIHDCHIEYDIEQSTTGVATNDFTSTRSSRGVLPIDGDVVYGVAHQHSGGIGSTLYGEDGRVICASKPIYGQGNSAGDEAGYIVGMSTCYPKPGSVRIVKGEALTLESNYSSEKSHTGVMGLFYILVADASLNLNKQVQIHEESKVPIFFWGFAVFGLAICAAVLVAYRRKKQHEDGYLSIATYERKQKVTTRDNCFFTEYRFQYCIEPIPAELEQRRLIDIKGRHTTMSVGSQGVVFLLAIAMLATCALNSEARVTIENGLKTMVYLSPKITQHQGSVSNKYYYDIEFPKGHIAIKSFNAEVVDEAGNPVALHETYLHHWVVVRYYERIGIEDRKYKGNPGFLGSDQIIAGNAGICKHGLSQFFGLGSETRKTSTRVPDPYGIEVGNPLEVPSGYEEKWMLNIHAIDTRGTVDPMGCTECRCNLYNVTNDKYGRPIDPNYVGGLYCCYDEAQCQVKNGLESVKRNLYLKYTVKWVDWSDSIVPVKIFIFDVTDTWEKTGIHDCLIEYDVEQSTTGIATNDYTSSRRTSVRFPISGDVIYGVAHQHSGGIGSALYRKDGGVICSSKPIYGKGNDVGDEAGYIVGMSTCYPEPGSVKIAKGETLTLESNYSSEDSHIGVMGLFYILVAESTSESNYLVQVYEEELKVPIFSWGLAVFGLAICAAVLVAYHRRKQSEDGYQSIAT, from the exons ATGATGTCACTTGCCACTCGAGGTCTAGCTTTCTCGTTAGCTATTGCTTTATTGGTAATATGTGCTCGAATATCAGAAGCTCTTGTAACAATTGAAAACGGGTTAAAAACCATGGTGTATCTATCACCTAAAATAACCCAACATCCGGGTTCGGTTTCAAACAAATTCTATTATGACGTCGAGTTCCCAAAAGGTCATATTGCTATCAAAAGTTTCAATGCTGAAGTTGTTGATGAAGCAGGGGACCCTGTTTCACTTCAAGAAACTTATCTCCACCACTGGGTTGCGTTAAGATACTACTATCGTAAGGGTGTTAAAAATGTTAAGTATAATGCGAATCTCGGGTTCCAACAAGCAGATTTCATTCTTGCTGGGAATGATGGAATATGTGATCATGGTCTTCCACAATTTTTTGGATTAGGATCCGAAACACGAAAAACATCTACTGATATTCCTGATCCTTATGGAATCGAAGTTGGTAATCCACTAAAAGTTCCTTCTGGATATGAAGAAAGATGGATGTTTAATATTCATGCAATTGACACTCGAGGTGCCGTTGATGCAATGGGATGTACCGAGTGCAG ATGTGACTTGTATAATGTGACGGTAGATAAGTATGGTCGGCCTTTGGAACCGAATTATGTGGGAGGATTATATTGTTGCTATGATGGAACACAATGCAAAGTGAAAAATGGGATTGAAAGTGTTGAAAGAAACCTTTACTTGAAGTACACTGTTAAGTGGGTTGATTGGAGTGACTCCATAGTACCTGTTAAAGTCTATATATTTGATGTCACTGATACTTGGCAGCACACAGGAATCCATGATTGCCAT ATCGAGTATGATATTGAACAATCTACTACTGGAGTTGCTACTAATGACTTTACCAGCACCAGGAGCTCAAGAGGGGTTCTCCCTATTGATGGTGATGTTGTTTATGGTGTTGCTCACCAGCATAGTGGTGGGATAGGTTCTACTCTTTATGGGGAG GATGGACGGGTCATTTGCGCGTCGAAACCTATATATGGGCAAGGAAACAGCGCAGGAGATGAAGCTGGTTACATTGTAGGAATGTCCACATGTTATCCTAAACCTGGTTCCGTGAGAATAGTTAAAGGTGAAGCTTTAACTTTGGAGTCGAACTACAGCAGTGAAAAGAGCCACACTGGAGTTATGGGGCTGTTCTATATACTTGTTGCAGACGCTTCTTTGAATTTGAATAAACAGGTTCAA ATTCATGAAGAATCAAAAGTACCGATCTTCTTTTGGGGTTTCGCTGTGTTTGGATTGGCGATTTGTGCTGCGGTTTTGGTTGCTTATCGAAGAAAAAAGCAACACGAGGATGGGTACCTGTCTATTGCAACTT ATGAAAGAAAACAAAAAGTTACAACTAGAGATAACTGTTTTTTTACTGAGTATCGGTTTCAGTACTGTATTGAACCAATACCAGCTGAACTCGAACAACGTCG ATTAATTGATATCAAGGGTCGACACACAACGATGTCAGTTGGTAGTCAAGGTGTGGTGTTCTTACTAGCTATCGCGATGTTGGCGACATGTGCTCTAAATTCGGAAGCTCGTGTAACGATTGAAAACGGGTTAAAAACCATGGTGTATCTATCCCCCAAAATAACCCAACATCAGGGTTCAGTTTCAAACAAATACTATTATGACATCGAGTTCCCAAAAGGTCATATCGCTATCAAAAGTTTCAATGCTGAAGTTGTTGACGAAGCAGGAAACCCTGTTGCTCTTCATGAAACTTATCTTCATCACTGGGTTGTAGTAAGATACTATGAACGGATAGGTATCGAAGATAGAAAATATAAAGGTAATCCGGGGTTCCTCGGATCAGATCAAATTATTGCTGGGAATGCTGGAATATGCAAGCATGGTCTTTCTCAGTTTTTTGGATTGGGATCTGAAACACGAAAAACTTCCACACGTGTTCCCGATCCTTATGGAATCGAAGTGGGCAATCCACTTGAAGTTCCTTCTGGATATGAAGAGAAATGGATGTTGAACATCCATGCAATCGACACTCGGGGTACAGTAGATCCAATGGGGTGTACTGAATGCAG ATGTAACTTGTATAATGTGACCAATGACAAGTATGGTCGACCTATAGATCCAAATTATGTGGGAGGGTTGTATTGTTGCTATGACGAAGCACAATGCCAAGTGAAAAACGGTCTTGAAAGTGTTAAAAGAAATCTTTACTTAAAGTACACAGTTAAATGGGTTGATTGGAGTGACTCCATTGTACCTGTTAAAATCTTCATATTTGATGTCACTGATACTTGGGAGAAAACAGGAATCCATGATTGCCTT ATAGAGTATGATGTTGAACAATCTACCACTGGAATTGCTACTAATGACTACACCAGTAGCAGAAGGACAAGTGTGAGGTTCCCAATTTCTGGTGATGTTATTTATGGTGTCGCACACCAGCACAGTGGCGGCATCGGTTCTGCTCTATATAGAAAG GATGGAGGGGTAATTTGCTCGTCTAAACCTATATATGGAAAAGGAAATGATGTAGGAGACGAAGCTGGTTACATTGTAGGAATGTCCACTTGTTACCCTGAACCAGGTTCTGTGAAGATAGCTAAAGGTGAAACGCTAACGTTGGAGTCTAACTACAGCAGTGAAGATAGCCATATTGGAGTTATGGGGCTCTTCTATATTCTTGTTGCCGAATCTACTTCAGAATCGAATTATCTGGTTCAA GTGTATGAAGAAGAATTAAAAGTACCAATTTTCTCTTGGGGTTTAGCTGTTTTTGGATTGGCAATCTGTGCTGCTGTTTTAGTTGCTTATCATAGGAGAAAGCAAAGTGAAGATGGTTACCAATCCATTGCAACTTGA